From the Blattabacterium cuenoti genome, one window contains:
- a CDS encoding Glu/Leu/Phe/Val family dehydrogenase yields MSKKIQNKTNIYSFFNCIEKNFDKATRFIPIEKGLLEQIKECNSVYRMNFPVKIGKQIKVIEAYRVQHSHHKLPCKGGIRYSMKVTQDEIMTLSALMTYKCAIADVPFGGAKGGIKIDPQTMSEENIEKITRRYTSELIKKNFIGPGIDVPAPDYGTGEREMSWIFDTFLSLRPSDVDALACVTGKPVSQGGLRGRKEATGLGVFYGIRELCKMKEEMDSIGLEVGIIGKKVIIQGLGNVGYHTANFFYEAGAIIVALAEREGAIYNKNGLDVSQVILHLKNTGSILNFPKAKNIKNTESALELECDILIPAALENVIHINNANRIKAKIIGEAANGPITPEADEILEKKGIIIVPDIYLNAGGVTVSYFEWLKNLSHVRYGRMEKRFNENMNARLLQVVETICNKKISKKEKKIILRGAREIDLVRSGLEDTMINGFHKIINLKKSSNIENMRTAAFLLAINKIIDSYEKLGIFP; encoded by the coding sequence ATGTCAAAAAAAATCCAAAATAAAACTAATATATATAGTTTTTTTAATTGTATAGAAAAAAATTTTGATAAAGCTACACGATTTATTCCAATAGAAAAAGGCCTTTTAGAACAAATTAAAGAATGCAATTCTGTATACAGAATGAATTTTCCTGTAAAAATAGGAAAACAAATAAAAGTAATTGAAGCTTATAGAGTCCAACACTCTCATCATAAACTACCTTGTAAAGGTGGAATTAGATATAGTATGAAAGTCACACAAGATGAAATTATGACTTTATCTGCTTTAATGACATATAAATGTGCTATAGCAGATGTTCCTTTTGGAGGAGCTAAAGGAGGAATAAAAATAGATCCACAAACTATGTCTGAAGAAAATATTGAAAAAATAACTCGTCGCTATACTTCTGAATTAATTAAAAAAAACTTTATAGGTCCAGGAATTGATGTCCCAGCTCCTGATTACGGAACTGGAGAAAGAGAAATGAGCTGGATATTTGATACCTTTTTATCACTTAGACCAAGTGATGTAGATGCTTTAGCTTGCGTAACTGGAAAACCAGTATCTCAAGGAGGTTTAAGGGGAAGAAAAGAAGCTACTGGATTAGGTGTATTTTATGGAATTAGAGAATTGTGCAAAATGAAAGAAGAAATGGATTCTATCGGACTTGAAGTTGGTATAATAGGTAAAAAAGTTATAATACAAGGATTAGGAAATGTAGGATACCATACAGCTAATTTTTTTTATGAAGCAGGAGCAATTATAGTAGCTTTAGCAGAAAGAGAAGGTGCAATATATAATAAAAATGGATTAGATGTATCTCAAGTAATTTTACATTTAAAAAATACAGGATCTATATTAAATTTTCCTAAAGCAAAAAATATAAAAAATACAGAAAGTGCACTAGAGTTAGAATGTGATATATTAATTCCTGCTGCTTTAGAAAATGTAATACATATAAATAATGCTAATCGTATAAAAGCAAAAATTATTGGAGAAGCAGCTAATGGGCCAATTACTCCTGAAGCAGACGAAATATTAGAAAAAAAAGGTATTATTATAGTTCCAGATATTTATTTAAATGCTGGTGGGGTAACAGTTTCTTATTTTGAATGGTTGAAAAATTTAAGTCATGTACGATATGGTAGGATGGAAAAAAGATTTAATGAAAATATGAATGCCAGATTACTACAAGTTGTAGAAACAATTTGCAATAAAAAAATTTCAAAGAAAGAAAAAAAAATTATTTTAAGAGGTGCAAGAGAAATTGATTTAGTTCGTAGTGGATTAGAAGATACAATGATTAATGGATTTCATAAGATTATAAATTTAAAAAAATCATCAAATATTGAAAATATGAGAACTGCAGCCTTTCTCCTTGCAATTAATAAAATTATAGATTCCTACGAAAAACTAGGAATATTTCCGTAA